A stretch of Fundicoccus culcitae DNA encodes these proteins:
- a CDS encoding galactokinase family protein, protein MHEAMIQSLTTQFEKRFNRKKGHIMFTPGRINILGHHSDYVPGHLLATTINRGAYVMCHLRDDQEVHFYCSKSHTNKEATFTIDDTEISAEASWTDYLKVIIQSLNQLSDFIHQGMDILLDWNLPFGAGLATESAIISILTMSLAYTYDIDLTDDEIGQVAYNAEQTLTREATAKGKKADYATHLKAHKDYTLYYSAITEETELIPVFKRNGYSILLIDTLRNRQFNQMRYQRRIKECETALTKFKEKLPIQQLTDLSLSEFERYRHLINNPRLENRAKYVVYEHDRVSRAKEALRNKNVELFNALINRSYESLRDLFELTGYELDTIVEAANYLPGVLSVNATDGRMGGSAFAIVETAAIDAIKKELTKISQEEIGLAPEFETTWFGDRSRILM, encoded by the coding sequence ATGCACGAAGCAATGATTCAATCATTAACCACTCAATTTGAAAAACGATTTAACCGCAAGAAAGGTCACATCATGTTTACCCCCGGCCGAATAAATATCCTGGGTCACCACAGTGACTACGTGCCAGGTCATTTATTAGCGACTACTATCAATCGCGGTGCTTACGTTATGTGCCATTTGCGGGATGATCAAGAAGTGCATTTCTATTGTTCCAAATCTCACACCAACAAAGAAGCGACCTTCACAATTGACGATACCGAAATTTCAGCCGAGGCCAGTTGGACAGATTACCTAAAGGTGATTATCCAATCTTTAAATCAGCTGTCGGACTTTATTCATCAAGGGATGGATATCCTTTTAGATTGGAACCTCCCTTTTGGAGCTGGTTTAGCTACTGAGTCGGCCATCATTTCAATACTGACCATGTCGTTAGCTTATACTTACGACATTGACCTGACTGACGATGAAATCGGCCAAGTGGCCTATAATGCCGAGCAGACCCTCACACGTGAGGCAACCGCCAAAGGGAAGAAAGCCGATTATGCCACCCATTTGAAAGCCCATAAAGATTATACCTTGTATTACTCCGCAATAACGGAAGAAACGGAACTTATACCGGTCTTTAAACGCAATGGCTATTCCATCTTATTAATCGATACCTTAAGAAATCGTCAATTTAATCAAATGAGATATCAACGGCGCATCAAAGAATGTGAAACAGCCTTAACTAAATTTAAGGAAAAATTACCGATTCAGCAATTAACCGATTTAAGTTTATCAGAATTTGAACGTTACCGTCATTTAATCAATAATCCTCGCTTAGAAAACCGAGCTAAATACGTTGTTTATGAACATGATCGGGTATCTCGTGCTAAGGAAGCATTAAGAAATAAAAACGTGGAGCTCTTCAATGCCTTAATCAATCGCTCATACGAGAGTCTGCGAGATTTATTTGAATTAACGGGTTATGAATTAGATACAATTGTTGAAGCGGCCAACTATCTCCCTGGTGTATTGTCGGTCAATGCGACGGATGGGCGGATGGGGGGATCTGCCTTCGCCATCGTTGAAACAGCTGCTATCGATGCGATAAAAAAGGAGCTCACCAAGATTAGCCAAGAAGAAATTGGCTTAGCACCTGAATTTGAAACGACATGGTTTGGCGATCGTAGTCGTATTTTAATGTAG
- the tsaB gene encoding tRNA (adenosine(37)-N6)-threonylcarbamoyltransferase complex dimerization subunit type 1 TsaB — MRTLAVDTATSYLSVSLFEEARVVSTVMLQSKRQHGETLVQVVNDCLNYLGWTAQDIDQVIVGVGPGSYTGIRIGVTMAKMWATSLKVPLKQVSSLSLMAAGVAQEAGALIIPVIDARRQTAYTAAYEYVKGEGDQWRVQAVMADQQIEWQAFLEQLAELDVQRLLLVGDKIELFAEMARMRFEGKGIEVQWLDSHQAVPQTARVYHVEQVEVADPNLLVPNYAQTTLAEREWAQTHQVDEVDNENYIEHYS, encoded by the coding sequence ATGAGAACGTTAGCGGTCGATACGGCCACGAGTTATTTGAGTGTGAGTCTTTTTGAGGAGGCGCGCGTGGTGAGTACGGTCATGCTGCAGTCGAAGCGGCAGCACGGGGAGACGCTGGTGCAGGTGGTCAATGATTGTTTGAATTATTTGGGATGGACGGCACAGGATATTGACCAGGTGATTGTGGGCGTTGGGCCAGGTTCGTATACGGGGATTCGCATTGGCGTCACGATGGCTAAAATGTGGGCCACCAGTTTGAAGGTACCGTTAAAGCAAGTATCTTCTTTGAGTTTGATGGCGGCGGGTGTGGCACAAGAGGCTGGGGCGTTGATTATTCCGGTGATTGATGCCCGGCGACAAACGGCTTATACGGCTGCCTATGAATATGTAAAAGGGGAAGGCGACCAGTGGCGGGTTCAAGCGGTGATGGCTGACCAGCAAATTGAGTGGCAGGCGTTTTTGGAGCAGTTAGCTGAATTGGACGTGCAACGTTTGCTCTTGGTTGGTGATAAAATCGAGCTTTTTGCTGAAATGGCGCGGATGCGTTTTGAAGGCAAGGGGATTGAGGTGCAGTGGCTAGATTCGCATCAGGCGGTGCCACAAACAGCACGGGTCTATCATGTGGAGCAAGTGGAGGTGGCTGACCCGAATTTGTTGGTGCCAAATTATGCGCAAACGACTTTGGCGGAAAGAGAATGGGCACAAACCCATCAAGTCGATGAGGTAGATAATGAAAACTATATTGAACACTATTCGTAA
- the rimI gene encoding ribosomal protein S18-alanine N-acetyltransferase, with amino-acid sequence MKTILNTIRKHAWFEPIANWLKYTLNGQEVEHIMMQKLKPFIDSHQPLKLEENEAVVHMTDNVTFSLKDSFKQHIKQQHRTIRLRLGSKHDVEQIFNLELKGYSGYQAWAEEDFFNDLETNPYAVYILLEDQTDKFAPTLIGMVTGRARQTGSHISHLIIHPDYQDFGLGSYLLDVWIKGMDVLDIKTITLEVRESNHVAQHLYKKQGFVVTSSKANYYRSNNETALNMRREVGE; translated from the coding sequence ATGAAAACTATATTGAACACTATTCGTAAGCATGCATGGTTTGAACCTATTGCGAATTGGTTGAAGTATACCCTGAATGGACAGGAGGTGGAGCATATTATGATGCAGAAATTGAAACCTTTTATCGATAGTCATCAGCCATTAAAGCTTGAAGAGAATGAAGCGGTGGTTCATATGACGGATAATGTAACTTTTTCTTTGAAAGATTCCTTTAAGCAGCATATTAAACAACAACATCGCACTATTCGCTTACGTTTAGGTAGCAAGCATGATGTGGAGCAAATTTTTAACTTAGAGCTTAAAGGCTATAGTGGTTATCAAGCTTGGGCTGAGGAGGACTTTTTTAATGATTTGGAAACTAATCCTTACGCAGTCTATATTTTATTGGAAGATCAAACGGATAAATTCGCTCCGACCCTCATTGGGATGGTAACCGGGCGAGCACGTCAAACGGGTTCGCATATTAGTCATTTGATTATCCACCCCGACTACCAGGATTTTGGTTTAGGGAGTTATTTATTAGATGTGTGGATTAAGGGGATGGATGTTTTGGACATTAAGACCATTACCTTGGAAGTCCGCGAATCCAATCATGTCGCCCAGCATTTGTACAAAAAGCAAGGCTTTGTGGTGACCTCATCCAAGGCTAATTATTATCGGAGTAACAACGAAACGGCGCTGAATATGCGCCGTGAGGTTGGGGAGTAG
- the rimI gene encoding ribosomal protein S18-alanine N-acetyltransferase: protein MNEEKKEKQLQVVPFKGYQLPEAAQEMIIKANSDFNWSEKATRSDFENPNNEYYVMFDQKKAVGYVSLQHVLDEASITIVYIDASWRRQGLGEALLQFVIAQLQARGLLHLFLEVRAGNTAAIKLYQKVGFQQIAQRKNYYHNPQEDACILQMNLKEGETR from the coding sequence TTGAACGAAGAAAAAAAGGAAAAGCAGTTGCAGGTGGTGCCGTTTAAAGGGTATCAACTGCCAGAAGCGGCACAGGAAATGATCATCAAAGCCAACTCAGACTTCAATTGGTCTGAAAAAGCCACGCGCAGTGATTTTGAAAATCCAAACAACGAATATTATGTCATGTTCGACCAAAAGAAAGCCGTCGGCTATGTTAGTTTGCAACATGTGTTGGATGAAGCATCAATCACTATCGTGTATATTGATGCAAGCTGGCGCCGCCAAGGTTTGGGTGAAGCCTTATTACAATTTGTGATAGCGCAATTACAGGCGAGGGGGCTGTTGCATTTATTTCTAGAGGTACGTGCCGGTAACACAGCAGCCATAAAGCTATATCAAAAAGTCGGCTTCCAGCAAATAGCCCAACGCAAGAATTACTATCACAACCCCCAAGAAGATGCCTGCATCTTACAAATGAATTTAAAAGAAGGTGAAACACGATGA
- the tsaD gene encoding tRNA (adenosine(37)-N6)-threonylcarbamoyltransferase complex transferase subunit TsaD, which yields MSLILAIESSCDETSVAVVKDGQTILSNIVASQVKSHMRFGGVVPEVASRHHVEQITQVTEMAVTQAKLNSINEVDAIAMTYGPGLVGALLIGVTAAKTLAMIYQKPLIAVNHIAGHIYANQLVKPLQFPLLALVVSGSHTDLVYMKEDGDFEVIGETQDDAVGEAYDKVGRLLDLPYPAGKYLDELAQTGEETYAVPRAMLHEDNLDFSFSGMKSAVMNLVHNANQRGETIDRANLAASFQQAVVDIVTTKTLKALAQHPEVKQFVLAGGVAANSAIRSALVDQIATHHPDVEVVIPPLNLCGDNAAMIGAAAEYLFEKKQFASLMTNAQPGLLL from the coding sequence ATGAGTTTAATTTTAGCGATTGAGTCCTCTTGTGATGAAACGAGTGTTGCGGTGGTGAAAGACGGCCAGACCATTCTGTCGAATATCGTTGCTTCACAAGTTAAAAGTCATATGCGTTTTGGTGGGGTTGTGCCCGAAGTTGCTAGCCGCCATCATGTCGAACAAATTACACAAGTAACTGAGATGGCCGTCACACAAGCCAAACTAAACTCGATTAACGAAGTAGATGCCATTGCCATGACTTATGGACCCGGCTTAGTTGGCGCTTTGCTAATTGGGGTCACGGCAGCAAAGACCCTCGCCATGATTTATCAAAAACCCTTAATTGCAGTTAATCATATCGCTGGCCATATTTATGCCAACCAATTGGTGAAACCCCTCCAATTTCCACTATTAGCCTTAGTTGTTAGTGGCAGTCATACGGATTTGGTTTATATGAAAGAAGACGGCGACTTTGAAGTCATCGGTGAAACTCAAGATGATGCGGTTGGAGAAGCTTACGACAAAGTCGGCCGCTTATTAGACTTACCTTATCCAGCCGGGAAATATTTGGATGAATTAGCCCAAACCGGTGAAGAAACCTATGCGGTTCCACGGGCGATGCTACATGAAGATAATTTAGATTTTTCTTTCAGTGGCATGAAAAGTGCAGTAATGAATTTAGTCCATAACGCCAACCAACGGGGTGAAACAATTGACAGAGCAAACCTAGCCGCTAGTTTCCAACAAGCAGTGGTCGATATCGTAACGACCAAGACCCTCAAAGCGCTAGCGCAACATCCTGAAGTTAAACAATTTGTTTTAGCCGGTGGGGTAGCAGCCAATTCGGCCATCCGATCAGCACTGGTCGACCAAATAGCCACCCACCATCCGGATGTTGAAGTGGTTATTCCCCCATTGAATCTTTGCGGGGACAACGCCGCTATGATTGGCGCAGCCGCAGAATATTTATTTGAAAAGAAACAATTCGCTTCATTGATGACCAATGCACAGCCCGGATTGTTATTGTAA
- a CDS encoding acyltransferase family protein, whose amino-acid sequence MTKRDERNSNFELLRIISMFLIVVHHFSVHGNFDTRDVFSYEKIALDILYIGGKLGVNIFVMIGAYFLVGKSFKWRRPVGVLIDMLVYNWGLFVVILLFRPNILTAERIYQMLVPFPNYYWFPTNYILLLMLTPVLNYFIRRVSELTLRYTLILLTVIWVFVPSLELTGIGYSDLSWFVYLYLLVAYIKLYPNVILNSPTFAKRLFWLSMTLTVVSILYFNAIGIVLPDKLAYGTFFLGSNKILTVGNSLGLWLWFKNRKPFSNHLINITAQAMFGVYLIHEQPLMRHIIWYHVDNSRVQGFWAMIAYGLIASAVVFVGCTLIDMLKNAILNPTLNKLSLWIEEKLNNSLGLYIEV is encoded by the coding sequence TTGACAAAAAGAGATGAACGCAATTCAAATTTTGAACTTTTACGTATTATTAGTATGTTTTTAATCGTCGTCCACCATTTTTCCGTCCACGGCAACTTTGATACCCGTGACGTCTTTTCCTATGAAAAGATTGCCCTGGACATTTTATACATCGGCGGTAAACTAGGTGTGAATATTTTCGTCATGATTGGGGCTTATTTTCTGGTCGGCAAATCCTTTAAATGGCGCCGCCCGGTCGGCGTTTTGATCGATATGCTCGTCTACAACTGGGGCTTGTTCGTCGTTATCCTGCTGTTTCGCCCCAACATTTTAACCGCTGAGCGCATTTATCAAATGCTCGTGCCGTTTCCCAACTATTATTGGTTTCCCACCAACTACATTTTATTATTAATGCTCACGCCCGTATTAAATTATTTCATTCGACGCGTTAGCGAACTAACCTTACGCTACACCCTAATTTTGCTAACCGTCATCTGGGTCTTTGTCCCCAGCCTAGAACTCACCGGCATCGGCTATTCCGACCTGTCCTGGTTCGTCTATTTATATCTATTAGTCGCCTACATCAAACTATATCCCAACGTCATTCTAAACAGCCCGACCTTTGCCAAACGCCTATTTTGGCTGTCGATGACCCTTACTGTCGTCAGCATCCTGTATTTCAACGCCATCGGCATCGTCCTGCCCGACAAACTAGCCTACGGAACCTTTTTCCTAGGCTCCAACAAAATCCTTACCGTCGGCAACTCGCTCGGCCTTTGGCTATGGTTCAAAAACCGCAAACCTTTTTCAAACCACCTAATAAATATCACTGCCCAAGCCATGTTTGGTGTTTACCTCATTCATGAGCAACCTCTCATGCGCCACATCATCTGGTACCACGTAGACAACTCGCGTGTGCAAGGCTTCTGGGCCATGATTGCCTACGGTTTGATTGCCTCTGCGGTCGTCTTTGTAGGCTGTACACTGATCGACATGCTCAAAAACGCCATCTTAAACCCAACCTTAAATAAATTAAGCTTGTGGATAGAAGAAAAATTGAACAACAGTTTAGGTCTGTACATCGAAGTATAA
- a CDS encoding LysR substrate-binding domain-containing protein: MIEQGAFELKNQLLLGQIDFGILLAPNGLNASIFNEMHLHHDQLMAYVHKDHPLAQKETLVWRDFQHQKIIMFDETFMIHHLLNSKFSAYNCYPTQVVHSSSWDFFIEAVKTNNFITILPRPVSDFIGGNTILELPIEDTIDWDVVLTYPKKNHYSVLETYLINSLKDYFTAGLDITPIDKYLVTV, encoded by the coding sequence ATGATTGAGCAAGGCGCCTTCGAGTTAAAAAATCAATTGTTGTTGGGCCAAATCGACTTTGGTATTTTACTGGCACCGAATGGCTTAAATGCGTCGATTTTTAATGAAATGCATTTACATCATGATCAATTGATGGCCTATGTGCATAAAGATCATCCGTTAGCTCAAAAAGAAACGTTGGTTTGGCGTGATTTTCAACATCAAAAAATTATTATGTTCGATGAGACTTTTATGATTCATCACTTACTCAATTCCAAATTTTCTGCCTACAATTGTTACCCAACACAAGTTGTGCATTCAAGTTCTTGGGATTTCTTCATTGAAGCGGTAAAGACGAATAATTTCATCACCATATTGCCGCGACCTGTTTCGGACTTCATTGGAGGCAATACCATTCTTGAGTTACCTATAGAAGATACCATTGATTGGGATGTGGTGTTAACCTACCCTAAAAAGAACCACTATTCCGTTTTAGAAACTTATTTGATCAATAGTTTAAAAGATTATTTCACCGCGGGGCTGGACATCACGCCCATTGATAAGTATTTAGTGACCGTCTAA
- a CDS encoding LysR family transcriptional regulator gives MDITQLRYFITVVDSDFNLSVAAQKLHISQPALSRFILNYEDVEEIELFNRQHGRLKSLTPTGELLYVKGVDLVRQHDQMMSSIRELSSFYGGTIRIGIPPLILSLLFSDVMLQLLTKNPILNLS, from the coding sequence TTGGATATCACTCAGTTAAGGTACTTCATTACCGTTGTTGACAGTGATTTCAATTTATCCGTTGCTGCGCAAAAATTGCATATTTCACAACCTGCACTCAGCCGTTTTATTTTGAATTACGAAGATGTTGAAGAAATTGAGTTGTTTAATCGCCAACATGGGCGTTTGAAAAGTTTGACACCGACTGGCGAGTTGCTTTACGTTAAAGGTGTTGATTTAGTTAGACAGCATGATCAAATGATGTCGAGTATTCGTGAGCTGTCTTCGTTTTACGGTGGAACGATTCGAATTGGCATTCCACCCCTGATTTTAAGTTTGCTGTTTTCTGATGTCATGCTCCAATTGTTGACCAAAAACCCAATATTAAATTTGTCATGA